The following proteins come from a genomic window of Bacillus thermozeamaize:
- a CDS encoding 30S ribosomal protein S21: MSEIKVRKNESIDSALRRFKKTVARDGLLAEIKKRKHYEKPSVRRKKKSEAARKRKY; encoded by the coding sequence GTGTCCGAGATCAAGGTTCGCAAGAACGAATCCATCGACAGTGCGCTTCGCCGGTTTAAAAAAACCGTCGCCCGGGATGGTTTGCTGGCCGAGATCAAAAAGCGGAAGCACTACGAAAAGCCCAGTGTCAGGCGCAAAAAGAAGTCTGAAGCGGCACGTAAACGAAAGTACTAG